The following proteins are co-located in the Chloroflexota bacterium genome:
- a CDS encoding ABC transporter permease, whose translation MQTTPNATTLTEQTQRSRGEVLWRALRRFVSQNPLGAAGALVLILMILMAIAAPLITPWPEHKGDFTHMSGEPNADHFFGTDQQGRDIFSRIIFGTRTTLTVAIVAVLFGTTGGALIGVVSAYAGGKVDLILQRFLEILQAFPDVILALLLLSALDPSLWTVVLAISVTRLPFGGRVIRSVALQIREMEYVTSARAIGAKDFRIMFRHVAPQCVAPYLILATAHLGVAILIESGLGFLGAGVPPPTATWGNMLAFANFSSFKPLWWMAFYPGLAITVTVLAFNLFGDSLRDVLDPRLRNR comes from the coding sequence ATGCAGACAACCCCCAACGCAACAACTCTGACAGAACAAACTCAGCGCTCACGAGGCGAGGTCCTGTGGCGAGCGTTGCGTCGCTTCGTCTCGCAGAATCCGCTCGGCGCCGCTGGTGCCCTTGTCCTCATTCTGATGATTCTAATGGCGATAGCCGCGCCCCTAATAACCCCCTGGCCGGAGCATAAAGGGGACTTCACCCACATGTCCGGCGAACCCAATGCCGACCACTTCTTCGGCACTGACCAGCAGGGACGAGACATCTTCAGCCGCATAATCTTCGGCACGCGCACAACGCTCACGGTCGCCATTGTAGCCGTCCTGTTCGGCACAACCGGCGGCGCGTTAATCGGCGTAGTGAGCGCCTATGCCGGCGGCAAGGTTGACCTGATACTACAACGCTTCCTGGAGATACTTCAGGCATTTCCCGATGTCATTCTCGCCCTGCTTCTTCTTTCCGCGCTCGACCCTAGCCTATGGACGGTGGTTCTGGCAATATCGGTAACTCGCCTACCATTCGGCGGCAGGGTCATCCGCTCCGTCGCCCTGCAAATTCGAGAGATGGAGTATGTAACATCCGCACGCGCTATCGGCGCGAAAGACTTCCGCATCATGTTTCGCCATGTCGCGCCCCAGTGCGTCGCGCCATATCTCATTCTCGCCACGGCGCACCTCGGCGTGGCAATCCTAATCGAGTCCGGCCTGGGCTTCTTAGGCGCAGGCGTTCCGCCGCCCACCGCGACTTGGGGCAACATGCTCGCCTTCGCCAATTTCTCCTCGTTCAAGCCCCTATGGTGGATGGCATTCTATCCCGGCCTCGCCATCACCGTCACCGTGCTCGCCTTCAATCTCTTCGGCGACTCCCTTCGCGACGTCCTTGACCCACGCCTCCGCAACAGATAG
- a CDS encoding ABC transporter permease, with protein MVIFVVLRIIPGDILIAFYGTNEVSRITPQQREALMEALGLDKPLYIQYLNWLKDLATLELGKSFFRTDTVADVLKRRAPLSLELAIGSTILSWIIGFPVGLIGALKRNSIADYVTRVGTILFLAIPGFWLGLLLVIFLAVQFGYASPIASAQLWEDPKTNLQIVWAPILMMGIGGATYIARMTRSSLLEVIGQDYIRTARAKGLMERVTMMRHAVKNAILPVLTISGIILGFLLGGSVAMEKVFNVRGLGEILIRAIAERDVVMIQNLVLLYGIIFTLTNLFVDIMYGWLDPRIRYS; from the coding sequence GTGGTCATATTCGTCGTGCTGCGTATCATACCGGGCGACATATTGATTGCCTTCTACGGCACTAACGAAGTGTCCCGCATTACTCCGCAGCAGCGCGAGGCGCTCATGGAAGCCCTGGGACTGGACAAACCTCTCTACATCCAATACTTGAACTGGCTGAAGGACCTCGCCACGCTTGAGCTTGGTAAGTCGTTCTTCCGCACAGACACGGTCGCTGATGTGTTGAAGCGGCGCGCTCCGCTTTCACTGGAACTCGCTATCGGCTCAACCATATTATCGTGGATAATCGGCTTCCCAGTCGGACTTATCGGCGCACTCAAACGCAACTCTATCGCCGACTATGTAACCCGCGTCGGAACAATCCTGTTCCTTGCGATACCCGGCTTCTGGCTGGGTCTGCTGCTGGTGATATTCCTTGCCGTGCAATTCGGTTACGCGTCGCCGATTGCCTCGGCGCAATTATGGGAAGACCCGAAGACGAACCTGCAAATAGTGTGGGCGCCCATCCTAATGATGGGCATCGGCGGCGCGACATACATCGCCCGTATGACGCGCTCCTCCCTGCTCGAAGTCATCGGGCAGGACTACATCCGCACCGCCCGCGCAAAGGGGTTGATGGAGCGCGTCACCATGATGCGCCACGCCGTCAAGAACGCAATCTTGCCCGTGCTCACCATATCCGGCATCATCCTCGGCTTCCTTCTCGGAGGCTCCGTGGCAATGGAGAAAGTCTTCAACGTCAGAGGACTTGGTGAAATCCTGATTCGCGCCATCGCCGAACGCGACGTCGTGATGATTCAAAACCTTGTACTGCTCTACGGCATTATCTTCACCCTCACGAACCTCTTCGTGGACATCATGTACGGCTGGCTAGACCCTCGAATTCGCTACTCATAA